One Gossypium hirsutum isolate 1008001.06 chromosome A08, Gossypium_hirsutum_v2.1, whole genome shotgun sequence genomic window, ACATAGTGTACTACTTTAGcgatgtttcttttatattcaacTGACTCGTCTATGTTTGATTAGCTTGAGTCTTGTATGTGATTGTAAGAAGTGAATTCCAATCACCTAAATCTGCAAGTTTTCTTACATTTTCATGATGAGATCTGTGTGTTTCAGCCGGCTATCTTTTGCCCCAACTAAAGGGTTTGTTGGTGGAtgattctcttttcctttttcatagGCAAGAGTATAGCATGCATCAAGTTGAGTTGATCCTTCTTGTTATCTCTTAGATCATTTCATAGTTGCTAAATGTTATCATTCTGGGGGATTCCCTTGTATCATATCATGAGATAACATTACTGTTCAATCCGAATTAGCTGATAAAATATAATCTTTATCTGTGGTGCTAAAGTTTGTTATATATTCTTTGATTTATAAGCTTAGATCTTTCACCATGCCGTCAGATCCTTTGCTTCATACAGCTGAATGATCTATATTTTTCATCATAATCCCACCTAGGGCCTATGTACCATTTGGCTACTTTAACTTGCTTGGCTTGTTTTAGTTCCTAAACTCTTCTATACTAAGTATGCTAGTAGATAGAGTTACAGCAAAAGACTTGCAATGACTACAATTAATTTGGTATTTCTGTTTAAATTTTTCGTTGTTTAAATGGAAATATTTGTCAGTAAGGACTTGTCCTATTTGCATGCCATGAAATTGATGAAACATCTTCGAAGTATATCTGATAGTTGTTAAAACTGGAATTTTCTAGGCACGTTTCCCACGCGGAAGGCTAGTATCTTTCCAAGATTGGCTGCCTTAATGGCTATTATCAGTTTTCCAGCCTTATTGATTATTGGTGGTACATCACTAACTAATAACCATCATTTCTCTGTGGAAACTGTGCAGAGATGGAGAGCAAAAGACTGTGTAAAACATCATTTCAAGACTCAGTTATTCGAGGATGCAAGATTTGATATCAATTAATGTATTTGTTCAATTTTTACGAGGAAAAGATGTTGGTCGGAGATTTTGATATGAATTCGATGCCACGAGACACTGATTCACTTAAAGATGTTTTCAAGCAGACCATGCTTGATCAAGATATCATATTCAGAAAGCAGGTACAAGGATTTTCCtttatggctcattacatgtagtTTGCTACATTTTTCCATTCAAAATTGGCATAAGGGCTTCAGCCATCTTGGTGCGGAAGGTTTTGGCTCGAAGCTTCTGTTCTTGCCAATTTTATTTTCATGTGATTTACTATTATATTTCAACTCATTGCTTTTACAGTAAGGGTTGAACATGAGGCTGTGCATGTCACATCTGTTGCATGGAAGAAGCATATGCCTCTCCCTCATTTTAGATGCTTATGCTCTGGATGTTCTGTTTTAGGTCTGTGAGCTCCATCGTTTGTATAGTGTTCAGAAGACTCTAATGAAGGATCTTACAACACCGGAGCTTGAAAAGTACAATTCATGGAAAGCAAATCTACAATCTTTTCCCCAAAAAACAAGATTGCCCACAAATTCAATTCCCCTGGTAATTGAAGCTACTGTCTTTTGAGATGTTAGAAGTCGACTGCCAATATATTAGTTATTGGTTTCTCTCTTTCTTGAGTGGTGTTATGAAAAAAATTCCCTAAATCTAAAGCATTTTAAGGTTTGATCAGGTGTAATCATGAAGGTTTGCTAAAAACTATTCTATAATAAGAGAAATCTACTTGaaaattcttttcttttgcaTGCACTATCATGACTTTCAACATCAGGGAAGTATCTGTATTGTTTTGTTCAGGACGGATTAACTGATCTAATACTAAACCTTTCTCTTTGACATTTTCTTCAGTTAGACTCGGGAGTATCTTCAAGTCTGGAGTTGTTAGAAGGGTGGAAGGACAATAACTATAAGTATCAGCCTAGGCCTTTCGACCGTCAACTTGTACCTGATCGGTATATTCGCCTTGGAGATAATAATAACCTTCCAAAAAAAGTAAAGGTTGGAGATCACTTAAAGGAAACTTTGGGAGTAAATTCTGTCCATGATGGTGGTTTCTCGGATCCACTGGAGTTGAGGCTTTCTCTAAGCCTAGGAGTGGCCAAGGGGAAAAAGGAAGATAAACAGAGAAGCAGGTGTGACAAGAAAACTAATACCTTCTCTAGAGTTGTGATTGATCTGGAAGAATCTACCGAGAGGACCTCAGATGAGGATGCAAAAAATTCACCTTTTGATTTTGCTGCAAAAGTTACTTATTTTGGAGGAAAGCATGATTCACAAGTTGCAATAAATTCTAATCCAATCACTTCAGGATGCATGAAGAAAGATTTATCTTATAAGATAGCTGAGACTAGCTCCTTTGTCGGGGATAGAAACTACCAAGACTGGAGTGATTCTGATCAAGGTACTTTAATTTCTTTACATTAGAAGCTGTGGTTTCATATTCATTTCCTGTTCAGTTGAAgcatatattttatgtaatttaatctATCATATCTTTACTCCCATTTGCAGGATTAAAATGCCACAGAAATATGCTACACAAAAACCTTTTGACCAGGAAGCAACAGTTCACTTCATGTGGAATGGGAAATGTGGACCTTAATGAAGTCCAGCTTGATGATTTGTCTTGTGAGTCTGATGATGCCATAGTGGTCAATCCTCTAATGACTAGCTCGTCATGTGGTTTTAGTGGACTGGTTAGCAAGAATCATGAAGCCATGTGTCCAATTATACTTTGGGGAAAAGAAATTAAGGAGTTCCCCAACGGCACTTCTGAGATGATTCAACAAGAAGATGGTGTAAAACTTGATTTAATTAATTCCAATAACAAAGACAGGAGAACAGAAGTTCAAGTCAGAAATTCTGAACATTGTGGAAGGAATGAATGTGGAATCAGTCTTAATAATCCTGCATCTGAATCCAGCCCCCGAATAAACATGCCCGAGGACCGTTGCAGCCATGGTGGAATCACAAAGAAGGGAAGGGATGAGCTGATACTGAAACTACAAAATGGTTCTGCTCATGGTCTGAACCCTGCATGTTTTGTTGCTACACAATTTGGTTGTGAGAAGACTGAAGAAGAGGAGAATGTGTCGATATATTCCGATAAAGTTCAAATTACTATTGAAGATGAACATCATGATGCGTCTCCTCACTCAGGGAAGTCTAGTTGCATTTCAGATAATGATTCTAGTCCTATAAGGACTATGGAATCTGGAATTCAATCCTGTAATTCAACTATTCCTGCTTCTGATCAATTTTCGGGAACCCATGGGAGACCTAAAGTTGCAGAAACTTTATCAGGTGAGCAGGATCAAAGATCTTCTGGCAGTAATGAAATGAAACATGAGTGTTGCTATAACAGGGAAGAATCAGCCGAAGTGGATGATTTGATCCATATAGCAGCTGAATCACTTATCCATATCTCCTTGGAGAGCTCAGCTTGCTATCAGGAATCTTCAACCCAGGCAGCATCGAATGAGTTAGAGAATGAGGACAAGGAGCAGCCACAGCGTTCCAttgattcttttgagttaatGACTTTGGAACAGGCAGAAACTGGTGCTGATGAATATTCTGTAACATCGAAGCCATTTGAAGTAAGTGATGGACAGACAAAAGATTTTGGTATCAAGTTGAGAAGAGGAAGAAGACTAAAGGATTTTCAAAAGGACATACTTCCGGGCCTCGCATCTCTTTCTAGACATGAAATTTGTGAAGATAAAAACATTCTTGAGGGAGTTTTAAGATCCAGGGAGTACAAGAAAATGAGAGCCAAGATGGCTATTGGAGAGAACTGGTGCACACCGGTGAGAAGTAGACAGTCAAGGCTCAATTATGTTGGAAGAAAAACTTTTAGATAATATTCTAGTTCACGTTGGAAACTTAATCAGATTTTTAACGTAAATGTATTGTGTAATCCAACATCTGTTAACTGCAAATGATCTTTTAACTATTTTCTGATATATGATTCGACCTTTCAATTGGTACTCATTTTCTTCAACTTATTTTAGCTATGCTTTTGAATGTGATTCAAGGGAGAAGGAACTTGAGTAGTAAACATCATATGTATGACCTGTGAGTGGAGGAGTGTTGTTCCTAGAAATTTAACTCATAATGGATTTTGTCAAGTGCCATGAAGTTCTGTACGAAGTGCCCAATTTTATATGGCTATTCCCACCAGCAGAATCCATATGATCAGCACTAGAATCTAATGATAGAGTCCATTTTAGTGGCCCCATGCACAATCTTGAGCATATCGGTGAGGGAATGATCCCAGAAATGAAATCTACGGCCTTGATTCATAGATAACAGCGTATTTATTAGAGGATCAGTCCATCATATCATTATTTTCTTTGACAAGAAAATTAGACAATGAAATAATGGAAGGAGTGGAAGCGAAGCCACTAAAGAACAACCTTTGGGAACAAGCATGCTTCAATCAGGGCCCCAATAAGAAAAAGGATAAATACCAATGGTTGAAGTCCCTTGAGTGAAAGTGACTTCTTCTAATATTTGATTAGTTGGCTGCTTTAGTGGGTTAGATTGATAGGCAACTCGAATAATGCCACATGCAGCCAAGATTTTTCACCTAAATCTTTGAATCTTTGTGTTGTATGTGTCATCCTTTGTAATTTCACACATCCCCACTAATATAATTCTATTTCATTAATCTATTAATACCAAAAGGTCAGGGATATCGTTATATATTTGTTTCTTTATCTTCATTGGCTGTCTCTAATATTATTCTAATCTATAAGGGTATCATCCTCTCAAGAAATTTAATATACTTGGTGTCGAATATATACCCATATCCATAATTCGTCTACGTCCTGGTAATATTGGCAAGCAGTGCACCTTTAAGGTTGGTTCTCGTCGAACtatatttctttttactttttatcaCTGAGTCTTTTTGAAGCAGAAAAATGATTACAACATTGATTAATACATAAAACCAGCAACTTGAACATGTATTTGCGTTCATTGTTGGGTCtgctttttcaattttcttatcTGTTTTCACCTTCATCCCTTTCTATCCGtctttattattaatttgttgCTAATTTTGAGACTATAATGGTTTATAGTGTGCATTGGTTGGCGTATTATCTAACCCAAGCCACCGTTGACTAAGAGGGCAGAGTGTTAGATGTGATCGGTTGAGCACTTCAAAAAAAAGTAAACTTTAATATGAACTTGGTTTTCTACATTTGGCTCATTCACTTAATACAAAACAGGGTTCATCTATTGGTTGTTTCTGGTGCATAGGTTTTATCAAAAACTTAGTTTAAATCTCTCTAGcctatgttatttttttataaagttgatcATTAAATTCTTTGGGGGTGAAAAGCCTTTTGCTTATTTGCTACATTTCAGGCTTTAACTGCTAGATTCAGATGCATTTCTTTCTTATTAGTGCATAAATGCAgtagtaaattgtaaaattaggACAGAAGCTTCAGGTGTTTGTGTGTCAATGAGCCCAAGATGGGATTTGAAAGTCCATGAAGTTGCTGAAAGCAGTTTCAGACGTGCCAATCACCTCTTTAGCTGCATTTGTGATGGAAGTCAAAAGAGAAGCAATCAAGAAATTAGCCTAATGGCTCAAGATACAGTAAATGGATTCAGGAAATTGCTTAGCCTCCTTGAT contains:
- the LOC107905654 gene encoding uncharacterized protein, which produces MYLFNFYEEKMLVGDFDMNSMPRDTDSLKDVFKQTMLDQDIIFRKQVCELHRLYSVQKTLMKDLTTPELEKYNSWKANLQSFPQKTRLPTNSIPLLDSGVSSSLELLEGWKDNNYKYQPRPFDRQLVPDRYIRLGDNNNLPKKVKVGDHLKETLGVNSVHDGGFSDPLELRLSLSLGVAKGKKEDKQRSRCDKKTNTFSRVVIDLEESTERTSDEDAKNSPFDFAAKVTYFGGKHDSQVAINSNPITSGCMKKDLSYKIAETSSFVGDRNYQDWSDSDQGLKCHRNMLHKNLLTRKQQFTSCGMGNVDLNEVQLDDLSCESDDAIVVNPLMTSSSCGFSGLVSKNHEAMCPIILWGKEIKEFPNGTSEMIQQEDGVKLDLINSNNKDRRTEVQVRNSEHCGRNECGISLNNPASESSPRINMPEDRCSHGGITKKGRDELILKLQNGSAHGLNPACFVATQFGCEKTEEEENVSIYSDKVQITIEDEHHDASPHSGKSSCISDNDSSPIRTMESGIQSCNSTIPASDQFSGTHGRPKVAETLSGEQDQRSSGSNEMKHECCYNREESAEVDDLIHIAAESLIHISLESSACYQESSTQAASNELENEDKEQPQRSIDSFELMTLEQAETGADEYSVTSKPFEVSDGQTKDFGIKLRRGRRLKDFQKDILPGLASLSRHEICEDKNILEGVLRSREYKKMRAKMAIGENWCTPVRSRQSRLNYVGRKTFR